A stretch of Myroides oncorhynchi DNA encodes these proteins:
- a CDS encoding spermidine synthase encodes MIKRILSYFTPIIEKRIPSKVSHQLEVTWTEGRLVVDTKHTNYSYGNLEKVLKNGLLFIGFEKIKRMNNVLILGLGAGGILKTLRDEVKYANHIDSVELDQAILFVGNKYFGLQDYSEKHTIHNMDAFEFVLRSIEHYDLIIIDIFQDAKMPAFLFESYFIEKIHTILNTEGFILFNTIVLNQEDQVRNQKLHTLFPQEYYSIRAYPKQQKYNELLTIKKRK; translated from the coding sequence ATGATAAAGAGAATACTGAGTTATTTCACCCCTATTATAGAAAAGAGAATCCCGTCTAAAGTCAGTCATCAATTAGAAGTAACCTGGACAGAAGGGCGCTTAGTTGTAGACACTAAACACACCAACTACTCTTATGGCAATTTAGAGAAGGTCTTAAAAAACGGACTTTTATTCATTGGTTTTGAGAAAATCAAACGAATGAATAATGTACTAATTTTAGGCTTAGGTGCAGGCGGTATTTTAAAAACATTGCGCGATGAGGTCAAATATGCTAATCATATCGATAGTGTAGAACTAGATCAAGCTATTCTTTTTGTAGGAAATAAGTACTTTGGTTTACAAGACTATAGTGAGAAGCACACTATCCATAATATGGATGCTTTTGAATTTGTCTTGCGCTCTATAGAACATTATGATCTGATTATCATTGATATCTTTCAAGATGCGAAGATGCCTGCCTTTCTGTTTGAAAGTTATTTTATAGAGAAGATACATACCATATTGAATACTGAGGGTTTTATCCTCTTTAATACCATCGTCCTAAATCAAGAAGATCAAGTGAGAAATCAAAAACTTCATACTCTTTTTCCTCAGGAATACTACTCTATTAGGGCCTATCCTAAACAACAAAAATACAATGAACTTCTTACCATCAAAAAACGAAAGTAA
- a CDS encoding helix-turn-helix transcriptional regulator — MDNFVNRLEFILHNYDYTASSFADKIGVQRSSLSHLLSGRNKPSLDFILKINDAFSELSLEWLLKGTGNYLEKDNTTTITKIIQTPPSPPVGNPYSNDLFSTDDTVVNSPKKKEENEHFHTEIKREIQEEKEEKEMEQHFSNFPFGSNKGDIEQVVIFYKDGTFSQFKPR; from the coding sequence ATGGATAACTTTGTAAACAGACTTGAATTTATACTTCACAACTATGACTATACAGCCTCTTCTTTTGCTGACAAGATTGGTGTTCAGAGGTCGAGTTTATCCCACCTCCTGTCAGGTAGAAACAAACCTAGTTTAGATTTTATTCTAAAGATTAACGATGCTTTTTCAGAGCTAAGTTTAGAGTGGCTTCTCAAGGGAACAGGTAATTATTTAGAGAAAGATAACACGACTACGATCACTAAAATTATCCAAACTCCACCCTCTCCTCCTGTTGGAAATCCATATTCAAATGATCTTTTTTCGACAGATGACACTGTCGTTAATTCACCAAAAAAGAAAGAAGAAAACGAACATTTTCACACTGAAATAAAGAGAGAAATTCAAGAGGAAAAAGAAGAGAAAGAAATGGAACAACACTTCTCTAATTTTCCATTTGGATCAAATAAAGGAGACATAGAGCAAGTGGTGATTTTTTATAAAGATGGAACTTTTAGCCAGTTCAAACCTCGTTAG
- a CDS encoding M14 family metallopeptidase, translating into MNYTSLVNNYTNKYVFGRYVTLKNITPFLEDLNQNFKVEDRGKSVEDRSIKTVTWGVGSTRIFMWSQMHGNESTTTKGVLDFLLMLNENTESFIRDWHSKFTFLIVPILNPDGAHNYTRVNANQVDLNRDSIDLSQPESRLLRKLFDDFKPDYAFNLHDQRTIFGVGDTGKPATLSFLAPSYNEEREINANRLEAIKLIAEINKELQEVIPGQVGRFDDGFNMNCIGDYFQSQGVPTILFEAGHYPNDYDREISRKLVFRSLIVAVYALYQGNYVNNSLDSYLNVPENEKNFNDVSIEYVKCKETREEYIVKIQYLEQLEKECVKFYPIIVDILKKESKFVHHAIKRELFFKDNLINVSEVINKELTDYVEIDSVMVSELLKK; encoded by the coding sequence ATGAACTATACTTCTCTAGTAAATAACTATACCAATAAATATGTGTTTGGCAGATATGTCACCCTTAAGAATATCACTCCATTTCTAGAAGACTTGAATCAAAACTTTAAGGTAGAAGATAGGGGAAAATCTGTAGAAGATCGATCGATTAAGACCGTGACTTGGGGTGTTGGATCTACGCGTATTTTTATGTGGTCACAGATGCACGGTAACGAATCAACCACTACAAAAGGAGTTCTTGATTTCTTATTGATGTTGAATGAAAACACGGAGAGTTTTATAAGGGATTGGCATAGTAAGTTTACCTTTTTAATCGTGCCTATTTTGAATCCTGATGGAGCACATAATTACACCCGTGTCAATGCTAATCAAGTAGACTTAAATAGAGATTCTATAGATCTATCTCAGCCAGAAAGTAGATTGTTAAGAAAGTTATTCGACGACTTTAAGCCCGATTATGCTTTTAATCTTCACGATCAGCGTACTATCTTTGGAGTAGGTGATACAGGTAAGCCCGCTACGCTCTCTTTTTTGGCTCCATCATATAATGAGGAAAGAGAGATTAATGCAAATAGACTTGAGGCAATCAAGCTAATCGCGGAGATCAATAAAGAACTTCAGGAAGTTATCCCTGGACAAGTAGGGCGTTTTGACGATGGATTTAACATGAACTGTATAGGGGATTATTTTCAGTCTCAGGGTGTTCCGACCATACTATTTGAAGCAGGTCATTATCCTAATGATTATGATCGAGAGATAAGCCGTAAGCTTGTTTTTAGAAGTCTTATTGTGGCAGTTTATGCATTGTATCAGGGGAATTATGTTAATAACAGCTTAGATTCGTATTTAAATGTTCCAGAAAATGAAAAAAACTTCAACGATGTTAGTATAGAGTACGTTAAATGCAAGGAAACTAGAGAAGAGTATATTGTGAAAATTCAATATTTAGAGCAATTAGAGAAAGAATGTGTTAAATTTTATCCTATTATTGTTGATATTCTTAAAAAAGAAAGTAAATTTGTCCATCACGCTATTAAGAGAGAGCTCTTTTTTAAAGATAACTTGATTAATGTAAGTGAAGTAATCAATAAGGAATTGACAGATTATGTTGAAATAGACAGTGTAATGGTTAGTGAATTATTAAAAAAATAA
- a CDS encoding Lrp/AsnC family transcriptional regulator: MSKFRLDEIDHQILDMLIDNTRVPFTDIAKKLLISAGTVHVRVKKMEDAGIIQGSSLTLDYEKLGYAFIAYIGIFLHNTSQTKFVLERINEIPFVTVAHVTTGKFNVFCKIRAKNTRHAKEVIYMIDDIEGVYRTESMISLEESINDKKRLMHTIFKEL; this comes from the coding sequence ATGAGTAAATTTCGTTTAGATGAAATCGATCACCAAATCTTAGATATGTTGATTGACAATACGAGAGTTCCTTTTACAGATATAGCAAAGAAACTATTAATCTCTGCAGGTACTGTTCACGTTCGTGTTAAGAAAATGGAGGACGCTGGAATTATCCAAGGATCTTCATTAACTTTAGACTACGAAAAATTAGGATATGCATTTATTGCATACATTGGAATTTTCTTACATAATACGTCACAAACTAAGTTTGTATTAGAGCGTATTAATGAGATTCCTTTCGTTACCGTGGCTCACGTTACTACAGGTAAGTTTAATGTATTCTGTAAAATTAGAGCAAAAAACACACGTCATGCAAAAGAAGTTATTTACATGATTGATGATATTGAAGGAGTTTACAGAACTGAATCAATGATTTCTCTTGAAGAAAGTATCAATGATAAAAAACGCTTAATGCACACGATCTTTAAAGAACTTTAA
- a CDS encoding metal-dependent hydrolase, translating into MDSLTQIILGAAVGNAVVGRKIGNRAILYGAIAGTIPDLDILSMFFTDPITAVEIHRGFTHSIIFAVFGALLFGYFLYFIEKKNKVTYEEGFWLFFWGFFTHALLDMFTTWGTRLLWPLDYSFAFKSIFVIDPLYTLPFAYFLVRSMREKTDMNKRMFFNRMGFYVSSFYLFVTLFLKAVAFYSFTDSLSKQGLKYTEMSVKPTVMNTILWNAIVETEDSFLIGEYSFFDQSDITYQQFSKNHDLIKSLENHPLIIRLIKISEGYYTFSEKNEGIYFNDLRFGLLKNEGEEVQFAFSYRFYLDDKGELQAEEVKKERKDGLLLLKKLWIRLQGK; encoded by the coding sequence ATGGATTCTTTAACACAAATTATACTAGGTGCTGCAGTAGGTAATGCCGTTGTAGGGCGAAAGATTGGTAATAGAGCTATACTATATGGCGCTATAGCTGGTACAATACCTGATTTGGATATTTTGTCTATGTTTTTTACTGATCCTATTACAGCAGTAGAGATACACAGAGGATTTACGCATTCTATTATATTCGCTGTTTTTGGAGCGCTTCTCTTTGGTTATTTTCTTTATTTTATAGAGAAGAAGAACAAGGTGACTTACGAAGAAGGATTTTGGTTGTTTTTCTGGGGCTTTTTTACACATGCCTTATTAGATATGTTTACTACATGGGGTACGCGATTACTTTGGCCTCTTGATTACTCTTTTGCCTTTAAATCTATATTTGTCATTGATCCCTTATATACATTACCTTTTGCTTATTTCTTAGTGCGTTCGATGCGCGAGAAGACAGATATGAACAAAAGGATGTTCTTTAACCGTATGGGGTTTTATGTCAGTTCTTTCTATCTGTTCGTTACCCTATTTTTAAAAGCAGTAGCATTCTATAGTTTTACAGACTCTTTGTCTAAGCAAGGTCTGAAATATACCGAAATGTCAGTAAAACCGACTGTTATGAATACGATTCTTTGGAATGCTATAGTAGAGACTGAAGATTCTTTTCTGATAGGAGAGTATTCGTTCTTTGATCAATCAGATATTACATATCAACAGTTTTCAAAGAACCACGATTTAATTAAGTCGTTAGAGAATCATCCTTTAATTATAAGATTGATTAAGATAAGTGAAGGATACTATACTTTCTCAGAAAAGAATGAGGGTATTTACTTTAATGATTTGCGTTTCGGATTACTTAAAAATGAAGGAGAAGAAGTACAGTTTGCTTTTAGTTATCGCTTTTATTTAGATGACAAAGGAGAGTTACAAGCAGAAGAGGTTAAAAAGGAGCGAAAAGACGGACTTCTATTGCTAAAGAAGCTTTGGATACGTCTTCAGGGGAAATAG
- the kynU gene encoding kynureninase: MANKDFTLGIEQARALDQQDILRTFKDRFYPLADHKVYMDGNSLGLASVDAEKALLKVMEVWKSQGILIWNEDDGHYFNYGKNLGGRVGKLINAGENEVMITANTTMNIHQAIATFWKPTKERYKILIDDLNFPTDRYAIDSQVLLKGMNVDQVVKVVNSHSGVFIDQNAIIEAMTEDVAVILLPSVLYRSSQLLDMERLTVEAHKRGIYIGFDLCHSIGAVAHDFQAIQPDFAVWCNYKYLSAGPGSTAGIYVNKKHFDKQVGLAGWFGNKDETQFQLKHQFDQALDVTAYQTGTPNILSMAPLEGVLDIYEEAGMENIRAKSLNLTAYMMYLIDRRLSAYGYSYNNETEDAKRAGHVALVHDEAYRICLALKKHNIIPDYREPNVIRLAPVALYNSYQEVYHLIETLEIIGENKEWNDFSTERAIVI, encoded by the coding sequence ATGGCAAATAAAGATTTTACACTAGGTATAGAACAAGCAAGAGCTTTAGATCAACAAGATATTTTACGAACGTTTAAAGATAGATTCTATCCATTAGCTGATCACAAGGTGTATATGGATGGCAATTCGCTAGGGTTAGCTTCTGTAGATGCAGAAAAAGCATTGTTAAAGGTAATGGAGGTATGGAAGAGCCAAGGGATTTTGATTTGGAATGAAGATGATGGGCATTACTTTAATTACGGAAAGAACCTCGGGGGGCGCGTAGGAAAACTAATCAATGCTGGAGAAAATGAAGTAATGATTACAGCTAACACTACAATGAATATTCATCAAGCAATAGCTACTTTCTGGAAGCCTACTAAAGAGCGCTATAAGATTTTAATAGACGATTTGAATTTTCCTACAGATCGCTATGCTATAGATAGTCAAGTGTTATTAAAGGGAATGAATGTAGACCAGGTAGTCAAAGTAGTCAATAGTCATAGCGGAGTATTTATAGATCAGAATGCTATAATAGAAGCAATGACAGAGGATGTGGCAGTTATCTTATTGCCTTCTGTGTTATACCGCAGCTCACAGCTCTTAGACATGGAACGCTTAACTGTAGAAGCTCATAAGAGAGGTATCTATATAGGATTTGACTTATGTCACTCTATAGGAGCTGTAGCTCATGATTTTCAAGCCATTCAACCTGATTTTGCTGTATGGTGTAATTATAAATATCTATCAGCAGGACCTGGTTCGACAGCAGGTATTTATGTCAATAAGAAACACTTCGATAAACAAGTTGGTTTGGCTGGTTGGTTTGGAAACAAGGATGAAACTCAGTTTCAATTAAAGCATCAGTTTGATCAAGCTTTAGATGTTACAGCATACCAAACAGGAACACCTAATATTCTTTCTATGGCACCTTTAGAGGGAGTGTTAGATATATACGAAGAGGCTGGAATGGAGAATATAAGAGCCAAATCTCTTAATCTTACAGCCTATATGATGTATCTAATAGATAGGCGTCTAAGTGCTTATGGATACTCATATAATAACGAAACAGAGGATGCTAAACGAGCAGGACATGTAGCCTTAGTACACGATGAAGCTTATCGCATCTGTTTAGCTTTAAAAAAGCACAATATTATACCTGATTATAGAGAACCTAATGTTATTCGATTAGCTCCAGTAGCTCTTTATAATTCATATCAAGAAGTATATCACTTGATAGAAACATTAGAGATAATTGGGGAAAATAAGGAATGGAATGACTTTAGTACTGAAAGAGCGATAGTTATCTAA
- a CDS encoding DUF4240 domain-containing protein: MDIINATQQEQDNFFWKVIEQSNNEKDCNWEDYDQDEHIDQMIEQLSKTDKNHLIVFEKVMQQQLHKLYTAEVAELYIILNNDFDVAEGVIDFDDTISDDAFIYFRCWLLLKGKDFVDAITKDIQEFVNGDYSFDIGDCDGEELLYVADLANEEMNGVDESEEIRDAIYETFPEVVNYDDAEVKMNREVKGGTELQKMYPDLVEEICDVRSDVEE, from the coding sequence ATGGATATTATCAATGCAACACAACAAGAACAAGATAACTTCTTCTGGAAGGTAATTGAACAATCAAATAATGAGAAAGACTGTAACTGGGAAGACTATGATCAGGATGAGCATATTGATCAGATGATAGAGCAGTTGAGCAAAACAGATAAGAATCACCTAATTGTTTTTGAAAAAGTGATGCAACAACAATTGCATAAATTATATACAGCAGAAGTAGCAGAGTTATATATTATCTTAAATAATGATTTTGATGTAGCAGAGGGAGTTATAGATTTTGACGATACTATCTCTGACGATGCTTTTATTTACTTTAGATGTTGGTTATTACTTAAAGGTAAAGACTTTGTAGATGCAATAACAAAAGATATCCAGGAGTTCGTTAATGGAGACTATAGCTTTGATATTGGCGATTGTGATGGAGAAGAGTTGTTATATGTAGCGGATTTAGCTAATGAAGAGATGAATGGTGTAGATGAATCAGAAGAAATTAGAGATGCTATCTATGAGACGTTCCCTGAAGTGGTTAATTATGATGATGCAGAGGTAAAGATGAATAGAGAAGTAAAAGGCGGAACAGAATTACAAAAAATGTACCCAGACTTGGTCGAAGAGATTTGTGATGTTCGCTCAGATGTTGAAGAATAG
- a CDS encoding SMI1/KNR4 family protein: MPCTKPEIEELEKRLETTLPVSLKQFYLVFGVAGIGEELMELKEIEYLEKIWHLIHSMDQDLGVTLFDNF; the protein is encoded by the coding sequence GTGCCTTGTACAAAACCAGAGATAGAAGAACTAGAAAAAAGACTAGAAACTACTTTACCTGTTTCTCTAAAGCAGTTCTATCTTGTGTTTGGGGTAGCTGGTATAGGAGAAGAACTTATGGAATTAAAAGAGATAGAATATTTAGAAAAAATATGGCACCTGATCCACAGTATGGACCAAGATTTAGGTGTTACCTTATTTGATAACTTTTAG
- a CDS encoding SWEET family sugar transporter has protein sequence MAQATQDTKFIRILGIVATVMAMAMYVSYIPQIIGNLNGNKSDYIQPLVAAINCTLWVMYGFKKKDWPIALANAPGVLFGLFACITALV, from the coding sequence ATGGCACAAGCAACACAAGACACTAAGTTTATTAGAATATTAGGCATTGTTGCTACAGTGATGGCTATGGCGATGTATGTATCCTATATTCCTCAGATTATTGGTAATCTAAACGGAAATAAGAGTGATTATATTCAGCCTTTAGTTGCAGCGATTAACTGCACCTTGTGGGTGATGTATGGCTTTAAGAAAAAAGATTGGCCTATTGCACTAGCCAATGCTCCAGGGGTATTGTTTGGATTGTTTGCTTGTATTACAGCTTTAGTATAA
- a CDS encoding MFS transporter, protein MSNTIKIQTFSSYEKFVIFILAITQFTVILDFMVMAPLGDLLLKSLSMSTKDFGIAVSAYAFSAGAAGLLTAGFADKYDRKKLLLFFYIGFIIGTLLCGLANSYITLVLARIFTGLFGGVIGSISMAIITDIFSLKQRGRVMGFVQMGFGASQVLGIPIGLYIANKWYWEAPFFMIVGLSVIIAMAIGLYLKPVNEHLNTQPQKKAIAHLWHTVKNKDYRIGFMSITMLSVGGFMMMPFGTIFAVNNLGVHPDQLPIMFMISGVASLTLMPFIGRLSDRVSKFKLFAVASIWLMTVCVVYTNLFHIPFWLVIAINILMMIGIMSRMVPSSALNSAVPDTQDRGAYMSITSSLQQISGGIAAAIAGMIVYQEHENSPLINYDIVAYVLVGVSILSIILMSRVNKLVQKRYVVVDND, encoded by the coding sequence ATGAGTAACACAATAAAAATTCAGACATTTAGTAGTTATGAGAAATTTGTAATTTTCATTTTAGCTATTACACAGTTTACCGTTATTTTAGATTTTATGGTTATGGCTCCTTTAGGAGATCTACTGCTAAAAAGTCTTTCTATGAGTACCAAGGACTTTGGGATAGCTGTATCCGCTTATGCCTTTAGTGCAGGAGCAGCAGGATTACTTACAGCAGGATTCGCTGATAAATATGACCGTAAGAAACTATTGTTATTCTTCTATATCGGTTTTATCATAGGCACGTTATTGTGTGGATTAGCTAACTCCTATATAACCTTAGTGCTAGCCCGTATATTCACAGGACTATTTGGCGGTGTGATCGGTTCTATCTCTATGGCTATTATCACAGATATCTTCTCTTTAAAGCAGAGAGGTCGAGTAATGGGTTTTGTGCAAATGGGTTTTGGAGCAAGTCAAGTATTAGGTATTCCAATAGGACTATATATCGCTAACAAATGGTATTGGGAAGCACCTTTCTTTATGATTGTAGGCTTATCAGTAATCATCGCTATGGCAATAGGTCTATATTTAAAACCTGTAAATGAACACCTAAATACACAACCTCAGAAGAAAGCTATCGCTCACTTATGGCATACTGTTAAGAATAAAGATTACCGCATCGGATTTATGTCTATCACCATGTTATCTGTAGGGGGATTTATGATGATGCCATTCGGAACAATCTTCGCGGTCAATAACCTCGGTGTGCATCCTGACCAACTGCCTATTATGTTTATGATATCAGGCGTAGCTTCACTAACGCTAATGCCTTTTATAGGTCGCCTAAGTGATAGAGTGAGCAAGTTTAAGTTATTTGCTGTTGCTTCTATATGGTTAATGACCGTATGTGTGGTATATACTAATCTATTTCACATTCCATTTTGGCTAGTGATTGCTATCAATATCTTAATGATGATCGGTATTATGAGTCGTATGGTACCATCTTCTGCCTTAAATAGTGCTGTGCCAGACACACAAGATAGAGGAGCATATATGAGTATTACTTCTTCTTTGCAACAGATATCAGGTGGTATAGCTGCTGCTATAGCAGGTATGATTGTTTATCAAGAACACGAGAATAGCCCACTGATCAACTATGATATTGTTGCTTATGTATTAGTAGGAGTATCTATATTAAGTATTATCTTAATGAGTAGAGTCAATAAATTGGTTCAAAAGAGGTATGTAGTAGTGGACAATGATTAA